From Novosphingobium sp. 9, the proteins below share one genomic window:
- a CDS encoding CitMHS family transporter, which translates to MNLALIGFLMVATFMTLIMTKRMTPLVALTVVPTAFALVAGFHAGLGDMMIEGLTKLAPTGVMLLFAILFFSTMTDTGLFDPLVGKLIRLVHGDPMRILIGSVVLCALVSLDGDGSTTYIITMAAMLPLYKRYGMNRLYLVCLLMVTSGVMNLTPWGGPTARAASALKLDPAALFLPLIPGMIAGLAFLIGLAIHFGRKERRRLGKVEAVSELAQSDLAVSQYPEARRPRLFWFNAVLVIALLVLLVWGVLPLPILMMLAFAVAMIANYPDTKAQKERIAAHAGNVLSVVSLIFAAGIFTGILSGTGMVEAMSQQVVAFIPPFLGPYMAPITAALSLPGTFFISNDAFYFGMLPILAQAGAHYGVEPMAIARASLMGQPVHLLSPLVPSTYLLVSLAGVDLADHQRFTLIPAALCCLVMTVVGMLVLAFPFVG; encoded by the coding sequence ATGAACCTTGCCCTGATAGGCTTCCTGATGGTGGCCACTTTCATGACGCTGATCATGACCAAGCGGATGACCCCGCTGGTCGCGTTGACCGTCGTGCCCACTGCCTTCGCGCTTGTCGCCGGGTTCCATGCGGGGCTTGGCGACATGATGATCGAGGGTCTGACCAAGCTGGCGCCCACCGGCGTCATGCTGCTGTTCGCGATCCTGTTCTTCTCGACGATGACCGACACCGGGCTGTTCGACCCGCTGGTGGGCAAGCTGATCCGGCTGGTCCACGGCGATCCCATGCGCATCCTGATCGGATCGGTGGTGCTGTGCGCGCTGGTCAGCCTCGATGGCGACGGGTCGACCACCTACATCATCACGATGGCGGCCATGCTGCCGCTCTACAAGCGCTATGGCATGAACCGCCTGTACCTTGTCTGCCTGCTGATGGTGACGAGCGGGGTGATGAACCTGACGCCCTGGGGTGGCCCGACCGCCCGCGCCGCCAGTGCCTTGAAGCTTGATCCCGCCGCGCTGTTCCTGCCGCTGATCCCCGGCATGATCGCGGGACTGGCCTTCCTGATCGGCCTGGCCATCCACTTCGGCCGCAAGGAGCGTCGTCGCCTTGGCAAGGTGGAGGCGGTTAGCGAACTGGCGCAGAGCGATCTGGCCGTATCGCAGTATCCCGAGGCACGCCGCCCGCGCCTGTTCTGGTTCAACGCGGTGTTGGTGATCGCGCTGCTGGTGCTGCTGGTCTGGGGCGTCCTGCCGCTGCCGATCCTGATGATGCTGGCCTTCGCGGTCGCCATGATCGCCAACTATCCCGACACCAAGGCGCAGAAGGAACGCATCGCCGCGCATGCCGGCAACGTGCTCTCGGTCGTCTCGCTGATCTTTGCGGCGGGCATCTTCACCGGCATCCTGTCGGGCACAGGCATGGTCGAGGCGATGAGCCAGCAGGTGGTGGCATTCATCCCGCCGTTCCTGGGGCCGTACATGGCGCCGATCACCGCAGCGCTCAGCCTGCCGGGCACGTTCTTCATCTCCAACGACGCGTTCTACTTCGGCATGCTGCCCATTCTGGCGCAGGCCGGGGCACACTATGGCGTCGAACCGATGGCGATCGCCCGCGCATCGCTGATGGGGCAGCCGGTCCACCTGCTCAGCCCGCTGGTGCCCTCAACCTACCTGCTGGTCAGCCTTGCCGGGGTGGACCTTGCCGACCACCAGCGCTTCACCCTGATCCCGGCGGCGCTGTGCTGTCTGGTGATGACGGTAGTGGGCATGCTGGTCCTTGCCTTCCCCTTCGTGGGGTGA
- a CDS encoding OprO/OprP family phosphate-selective porin, translated as MKSLFKSGCAIAAVIAATPALAAEPSRDDLAELVREQAAEIAALRQRVEKLEAGAAPSGGGNAPAPQLAAQAGSAPPPVVVPPPQIVVAPYAPQLVPPGPASRDVERAKAAAVAVEAAGGTTEWGAGLPVFHSADGQFTFKPRGRILTDISTTMGSKDKGRNITTTGMRALRLGLEGSVGTHFFYQFETDFSENQVDIVTAFLGWRNRISPGIEYDVRAGHLFNDRSFEGSTGSDSTPFLERTVVATAIIPQRAFYGVGIMPRVFWKSGHASLTVTGDRIDGDQSTSDNRTVLGRVHWNPIKSKNAVLHLGLWGFDEMLHPGKNTLTRNTVIGGRFNGALRLSTGTLEGGTGTTGYGAELGGYVGPVWVMGEAGERHARLDNGRPDFISKAWSVSGGWFITGDLPPYNPRLGSFGQPKVLSPVFEGGTGAIELTARYESLEFENIATPAQGWAATLGVNWYLNSFTRFQVNAIHWNTDNMAGAYTGQDSGQTLSARVGVTF; from the coding sequence ATGAAATCGCTGTTCAAGAGCGGCTGTGCCATTGCCGCCGTTATCGCTGCCACGCCCGCACTCGCCGCCGAGCCAAGCCGGGATGACCTCGCCGAACTCGTGCGCGAGCAGGCCGCCGAAATCGCCGCGCTGCGCCAGCGCGTGGAAAAGCTGGAGGCCGGGGCTGCGCCGTCGGGCGGAGGAAATGCACCTGCACCGCAACTGGCCGCGCAGGCAGGCTCGGCGCCGCCTCCCGTGGTCGTGCCGCCGCCGCAGATCGTCGTCGCGCCTTATGCGCCGCAGCTGGTGCCGCCGGGGCCGGCCTCGCGCGATGTGGAGCGTGCGAAGGCTGCGGCTGTCGCCGTGGAGGCCGCAGGCGGCACGACCGAATGGGGCGCAGGCCTGCCCGTGTTCCATTCCGCCGACGGGCAGTTCACCTTCAAGCCGCGTGGCCGCATCCTGACCGACATCTCCACGACAATGGGATCGAAGGACAAGGGCCGCAACATCACCACCACGGGCATGCGCGCGCTGCGCCTTGGCCTTGAGGGTAGTGTCGGCACGCACTTCTTCTACCAGTTCGAGACCGATTTTTCGGAAAATCAGGTCGATATCGTCACCGCCTTCCTCGGCTGGCGCAACCGGATTTCGCCGGGGATCGAGTACGATGTGCGCGCAGGCCACCTGTTCAACGATCGCAGTTTCGAAGGTTCGACCGGCTCGGACTCGACGCCGTTCCTTGAGCGCACCGTGGTCGCCACGGCGATCATTCCGCAGCGCGCGTTCTACGGCGTGGGCATCATGCCGCGCGTGTTCTGGAAGAGCGGCCACGCCTCGCTGACCGTCACCGGCGATCGTATCGACGGCGACCAGTCGACCTCGGACAACCGCACGGTGCTGGGCCGCGTCCACTGGAATCCGATCAAGTCGAAGAATGCCGTGCTGCACCTTGGCCTGTGGGGCTTCGATGAAATGCTGCACCCCGGCAAGAACACGCTGACGCGCAACACGGTGATCGGCGGACGCTTCAACGGCGCGCTGCGCCTCTCCACCGGCACGCTGGAAGGCGGCACCGGAACGACCGGCTATGGCGCCGAACTGGGCGGCTATGTCGGCCCGGTCTGGGTCATGGGCGAGGCGGGCGAGCGTCATGCGCGGCTCGACAACGGTCGCCCTGATTTCATCAGCAAGGCCTGGAGCGTCTCGGGAGGCTGGTTCATCACCGGTGATCTGCCGCCGTACAACCCGCGCCTTGGCAGCTTCGGCCAGCCCAAGGTGCTGAGCCCCGTGTTCGAGGGCGGCACCGGCGCGATTGAGCTGACCGCGCGTTACGAAAGTCTCGAGTTCGAGAACATCGCCACGCCCGCACAGGGCTGGGCGGCGACGCTGGGCGTCAACTGGTATCTCAACAGCTTCACCCGTTTCCAGGTCAACGCGATCCACTGGAACACGGACAATATGGCCGGTGCCTACACCGGTCAGGACTCCGGCCAGACGCTTTCTGCGCGCGTCGGCGTTACCTTCTAA